In one window of Cryptococcus depauperatus CBS 7841 chromosome 3, complete sequence DNA:
- a CDS encoding ferrochelatase, translating into MAAISSRNMAKTFKRGLATSKPPTAILMMNMGGPSTVPEVHDFLSRLFHDKDLIPLPFQSILAPIIAKRRTPSIEKQYTAIGGGSPILKWTNIQGSQMCSLLDELNPESAPHKHYVAFRYARNLTETALEEMQRDGVRRAVAFSQYPQYSCSTSGSSLNELHRCFNKSEWNKTVEVEWSVIDRWPTHPGLIEAFAHNIKTVLQGYPEDRRNDVTILFSAHSLPLEIVNRGDPYTAEVAATVYAVMDRLNFSNPWRLTWQSKVGPKAWQGPQTSAVIGNYAKLGKKDICLVPIAFTSDHIETLYELDIEVKEEAEKLGVHLTRAPSLNNSPIFIRAIADIVSNHLKDYTAGRIGPASKQLLSRCPGCKNPKDAVTKAWLSSGGRNLSSL; encoded by the exons ATGGCGGCCATATCCAGCAGAAATATGGCAAAGACATTCAAAAGGGGTCTTGCTACTTCCAAACC ACCCACAG CTATCCTGATGATGAACATGGGTGGACCTTCGACT GTTCCAGAGGTTCACGATTTTTTATCGCGTCTGTTTCACGATAAAGATCTTATTCCCCTTCCATTTCAGTCAATTCTAGCCCCGATAATCGCGAAAAGAAGGACACCATCAATTGAGAAACAGTACACGGCTATTGGTGGAGGCTCACCCATTCTGAAATGGACCAATATACAAGGATCTCAGATGTGCTCCTTGTTGGACGAGCTCAATCCTGAATCCGCTCCTCACAAACATTATGTGGCGTTTAGGTATGCCAGAAACCTTACGGAAACtgctttggaagagatgcaaaGAGATGGAGTTAGGAGGGCAGTTGCGTTTAGTCAATACCCTCAATACAGCTGCTCTACATCTGGTAGCAGTTTGAACGAGCTTCACAGGTGTTTTAATAAATCAGAGTGGAACAAAACAGTCGAGGTGGAGTGGAGTGTGATTGATCGATGGCCAACACATCCTGGGCTGATTGAG GCTTTTGCGCACAACATCAAAACTGTACTTCAAGGATACCCAGAGGATCGCCGAAATGATGTCACCATTCTGTTTTCAGCCCATTCTCTGCCTCTCGAAATTGTCAA TCGAGGTGACCCCTACACTGCTGAAGTTGCTGCTACAGTATACGCTGTTATGGACCGCCTCAATTTTTCTAATCCATGGCGTCTTACTTGGCAGTCAAAGGTTGGCCCAAAGGCCTGGCAAGGACCTCAGACTTCTGCTGTCATCGGAAATTATGCCAAGCTCGGCAAAAAAGACATCTGTCTGGTACCTATTGCATTCACAAGTGATCATATTGAGACCTTGTACGAACTTGATATTGAAGTAAAGGAGGAAGCCGAAAAA CTTGGTGTCCACTTAACGCGGGCACCATCTCTCAATAATTCTCCAATTTTCATTCGTGCTATCGCAGATATTGTGTCCAACCATCTCAAAGATTATACTGCTGGCAGGATAGGCCCTGCGAGCAAGCAGCTCTTGTCAAGATGTCCAGGGTGTAAAAATCCTAAGGATGCCGTGACAAAAGCATGGTTGAGTAGCGGGGGAAGGAATTTATCAAGCCTTTAA